The genomic stretch TTTGTCCGTGACAAAGTTTTAGACAAGAAGATTGAGCTGCGACATGTCCCAACTACTGATCAGATAGCTGATATACTGACCAAGCCTTTGAGTCATCAATCCTACGTGAAATTGCGTAATAAACTTGGAGTAATTTCGCTATCTGCACTCAGATTGAGGGGGCGTGTTGAAGGATGTGAAGAGGCACAACCTCAAGCTAAAGTTGCAGTGATGGAGGATCAGAAAGTTGGTACTAAAAGTGATGAATCGATGCATTCCATTGGTGCTCAAGATCCACGCAAGACCAGATGTACTGGATTCGTATCACTTGGATGCATAGCTGGAAAGAATCCAGCTAATGTGAAGGACCACAAGCTCTCATATAGGGACATGGCTGTACAAGTGATTGCAAGGTAGAATTAGTCAAGTTTATGTTATGATTAGTCAGATAAATTGATGATTATCATTAGTGATTCTGATTTAGTAAAAGTTCTAGGTGCTTCTTGATAAGGCTATATATGTGTAAGGTGTATCGAACTTTCAAGGTAATGAGACAGTAGCTTTTCAATATTCCTCTTTCAGCTACAATGTATTCTGCTTTCCAGATATGTTTTCTCTCTGTTTCCTTTCACTTCTCCTCCGTACCGTAGAAGTAGCCACGGAGAGGCTCCAGATTCCGGTGAAGAAGCGATCCGACCTCCTTGATTTTGACTCTGAACTCGGCCTCTGGAACAGAGACATTCTTCAACCTCTTTACAACCACTTGAATTCCGCTCTCAAAATATGCCTTATATGTTGATCCGATCGTCCCTTTCCCCATCACCTCTGCTGAGGCGCTAAGCAGCTCCTGCAAACTGAAAACCTCATCCTCTTTCCCCCAAAACACCAATCCATCGCTGTCCTTCTTCGTCTCGGAATATTCATTGTTACGCCAGTTGTATTGCTCAGTAACTGGAGTCCTAATGTCGCCGGCGGGGGAGCGTGGGGCCGGAGACCTATGCGGAAGGACTTTTCTGCTTCTGTATGTTTTCCACAAAACGAAGGCAATACACAGAATTATAAGCAATGCAACGAATGATCATATTGCGATTCCGGCTATTGCGCCGTCGGAAAGGTTGTTTTCACCATCACTTGAGCAAGAAGGAAGAGGTCTGCCACACAGAGAGGTTCCTAAAAAGGATTGATCGGAAAAATTGCCTAATGTCGACGGAATTAATCCCGTTACATCGATGTTGAAGGAAACGTTGAAATTTCTGAGGTTGGTTAGGTTATTCCAATCAGGAATCGGTCCGGTAAACTGGTTGCTTTCCAGATACAAAGTCCTCAAATTAGTGAGGTTGTTGAAATTGGTAGATAGATTGCCGGAGAATCTGTTTCCGGTGAAATTCACACGCAAGAGATTCGTTAATGTG from Salvia splendens isolate huo1 chromosome 15, SspV2, whole genome shotgun sequence encodes the following:
- the LOC121766693 gene encoding probable inactive receptor kinase At5g16590 produces the protein MVLASCTYLEDIHLLGNRFSGEIPESFYTLTNLLRVNFTGNRFSGNLSTNFNNLTNLRTLYLESNQFTGPIPDWNNLTNLRNFNVSFNIDVTGLIPSTLGNFSDQSFLGTSLSRKVLPHRSPAPRSPAGDIRTPVTEQYNWRNNEYSETKKDSDGLVFWGKEDEVFSLQELLSASAEVMGKGTIGSTYKAYFESGIQVVVKRLKNVSVPEAEFRVKIKEVGSLLHRNLEPLRGYFYGTEEK